A region of Porites lutea chromosome 13, jaPorLute2.1, whole genome shotgun sequence DNA encodes the following proteins:
- the LOC140922225 gene encoding adenosine receptor A3-like translates to MSTTNTTSGNWQFNLDNIMYIVNSFLSYSSIMLNIVAIHALRKTLSLPTTLKTLLLSLAVSDLGVGLLVQPWRIAGLAMGLLQHEGRPNFTVYIAYKITMNVFYYASFLGVMVLAVERFLAIHLHLRYQRLVTHKRVVTIVISLWVISVFLSLFMLEIRKVRLVIYTTVEVLCLISTALLFFKIYLTVRRHSRQIQSIQPAGGQNSVSRRKTSAVATFYVYLVFLACYLPQNCLQIASISHGSQDTLYDNFEIYTLTLVFLNSSLNPLIYCWKMKQIRKAILNVLRNMNPRHN, encoded by the coding sequence ATGTCTACAACAAACACGACTAGCGGAAATTGGCAGTTTAACTTGGACAATATTATGTACATTGTCAACAGCTTCTTGTCCTATTCCAGCATTATGCTAAACATTGTAGCAATACATGCCCTCAGAAAGACACTTTCGCTACCAACAACGTTAAAAACATTGCTTCTGAGCCTCGCTGTTTCTGATCTTGGTGTAGGATTGCTTGTCCAACCTTGGCGCATCGCAGGTTTGGCAATGGGGCTACTTCAACACGAAGGACGACCAAACTTTACCGTGTATATCGCTTATAAAATAAcgatgaatgtattttattatgCCTCATTCCTTGGTGTCATGGTTCTAGCAGTAGAGAGATTCTTGGCCATTCATCTTCATCTCCGATACCAGAGACTTGTGACTCACAAGCGTGTTGTTACCATAGTGATCTCACTTTGGGTGATAAGTGTGTTCCTTTCGTTGTTTATGTTAGAAATTCGGAAAGTCCGCCTTGTTATTTATACCACTGTTGAAGTTTTGTGTCTCATATCTACTGCATTGTTATTCTTCAAGATTTATTTAACTGTTAGACGACACTCAAGGCAAATACAGTCTATACAGCCCGCGGGAGGGCAAAATAGTGTCTCGCGAAGGAAAACATCTGCCGTTGCTACGTTTTACGTGTACCTTGTGTTTTTGGCGTGTTACCTACCACAAAACTGTCTACAGATAGCCTCTATCAGCCATGGATCTCAAGATACCCTGTATGATAATTTTGAAATCTATACTTTGACGCTGGTGTTTCTTAATTCGTCTCTCAATCCACTGATATACTGTTGGAAGATGAAACAAATTCGAAAGGCTATTTTGAACGTTCTGCGAAATATGAATCCAAGACACAACTAA